The Canis aureus isolate CA01 chromosome 24, VMU_Caureus_v.1.0, whole genome shotgun sequence genome includes a window with the following:
- the LOC144296615 gene encoding large ribosomal subunit protein eL37-like encodes MAIPLLQARCDAHILGIEETVGPRTKPDEKGTSSFGKRRNKMHTLCRRCGSKAYHLQKSTCGKCRYPAKWKRKYNWGAKAKRRNTTGTGRMRHLKIVYHRYRHGFRGGTTPKPKRAAVAASSSS; translated from the exons ATGGCCATCCCTTTGTTACAGGCTAGATGTGATGCCCACATACTTGGGATAGAGGAGACTGTGGGCCCCAGAACG AAACCAGATGAGAAGGGGACGTCATCGTTCGGAAAGCGTCGCAATAAGATGCACACGTTGTGCCGCCGCTGTGGCTCTAAGGCCTACCACCTTCAGAAGTCCACCTGCGGCAAGTGTCGCTACCCTGCCAAGTGGAAGAGAAAGTATAACTGGGGTGCCAAGGCTAAAAGACGGAATACCACTGGGACCGGCCGAATGAGGCACCTAAAAATTGTATACCACAGATACAGGCATGGATTCCGTGGAGGCACGACACCTAAGCCCAAGAGGGCAGCTGTTGCAGCATCCAGTTCATCTTAA